The nucleotide window CGGCGGCCGGCGAGGGCCTCGAAGTAGGCGGCGGCGTCCTTCCCGAGCGCGGCGTCGCAGGTGAGCAGCCCGAGGTCGGTGTACTGCCGCGCGGTGCCGGGATGGTAGTTCCCGGTGCCGAGATGGAGATAGCTGACGAGCTCGGCGCCCTCGCGGCGCAGGACCTGCGTGAGCTTGCTGTGCACCTTGTAGCCGCCGAAGGGGCGCACGACGCGCACCCCGGCTTTGCGCAGTTCCTCGGCCCAACGGACGTTGTTCATCTCATCGAAGCGGGCGCGGATCTCGACGTACGCGGTGACCTTCTTCCCGTTGCGGGCGGCCGCCTTGAGCGCCTCCATGACCGGCGAGACGCGGCTGGTCCGGTACATCGTATGGTAGACCGCCTCGACCTGCGGGTCGCGGGCCGTCTCTTCCAGGTAGCGCACCACGATGGAGAAGTCGTCGTAGGGATGGTGGAGGAGCAGGTCGTGGCGCCGCATCAGGCCGAGGATGCTGCTCGGAGGCCGCAGGGGACCGGGCGTGAGCGGCCGGACCGGGGGATAGCGCAGGCGCGCGCGGCCCTCGGCGCCGTAGATCGTCGCGAGCGTGCGCAGGTCGAGCGGCAAGTCGAAGCGATAGAGCCCGGCCGAGTCCACGCCGAGCGCGGTGGCCAGGAACATGGCGCCCTCGGAGTACTCGGGCGAGTCCACCTCGAGGCGCACGATGCGGGCCCGCCCGCGGCGCTCGACGGCTTCGACGATCTGCTCCTCGAGGTTCTCCTCGTCATCCGGGCGGTAGCGGAGGTCGGCGTCGCGCAGGATCTTGAACGGGAACGCTTCGACGACCTCGCGGCCGGGAAAGAGCTCCTGGGCGCGGTCGCTGAGCCAGCGCTCGGCCAGCGCCCAGCGCTCGACGCGGCCGCGCGAGGGCAGGCGGATGAGCCGTCCTTCGCGCTCGACGATGCGCAGCACGGCGTACTCGCGCGGGAAGCGCACGAAGACGTGGATGCCTCCGCCGGGGAGCGGGGGCAGCGGCTCGCCGGCGCGGCGGACGACCACCTCGATCTGCGGCAGGCGGGAGCGGACCTCGCGGTCGCAGGAGCGGTCCGTGATGAAGTCCGTGTGGATGCGCAGTCCGTGGCGGTCGAGGGCGCGGACGATGTCCTTGAAGACCTCGGCCTGCCGCGCCTTCTGACGCAGCACGCCCTCGCGGATGTGCGAGAGCGCCTGGCGCGCGCGCAGGCCGTCGGGCAGGCGCCGGTTGGGCTGGCGGCGCGCGACGCGGACGGTCTCGGCCACGCGCACCATGAAGAACTCGTCGAGGTTCGAGCTGACGATGGCGCAGAAACGCAGGCGCTCGAGCACCGGGACGCTCGGGTCGGCGGCCTCCTCGAGCACGCGCTCGTTGAAGTTCAGCCAGGAGAGGTCGCGGTTGAAGAGCGTCCCGCCCAGCACGTCGCCCTCCAGCGCCCGCGGCGGGTGGACGGGCCCGTGGGCCGGGGCGTGCGCCGCATCGGCGAGCGTCAGCCAGCGGGGAGGGGCTTGTCGGTACGGCATGGCCCTATTCTAGGACTTCCGCGCACGCTTGGGTATTGCGGCGATTGGACGGTTCAGCGCGGGACGCCGCTCTCCGCCCGGTAGCGGCGGACCCGGGGGCCCAGCACGAGGGCGGCGAGGAAGCGGCTGATGCCGAGGAGCATCGAGAAGCCCATGACGTAGACCCAGCCGAGGTGGCTCAGGGCGAGGTTCAAGACCTCGTCGGTGG belongs to Elusimicrobiota bacterium and includes:
- the ppk1 gene encoding polyphosphate kinase 1; translated protein: MPYRQAPPRWLTLADAAHAPAHGPVHPPRALEGDVLGGTLFNRDLSWLNFNERVLEEAADPSVPVLERLRFCAIVSSNLDEFFMVRVAETVRVARRQPNRRLPDGLRARQALSHIREGVLRQKARQAEVFKDIVRALDRHGLRIHTDFITDRSCDREVRSRLPQIEVVVRRAGEPLPPLPGGGIHVFVRFPREYAVLRIVEREGRLIRLPSRGRVERWALAERWLSDRAQELFPGREVVEAFPFKILRDADLRYRPDDEENLEEQIVEAVERRGRARIVRLEVDSPEYSEGAMFLATALGVDSAGLYRFDLPLDLRTLATIYGAEGRARLRYPPVRPLTPGPLRPPSSILGLMRRHDLLLHHPYDDFSIVVRYLEETARDPQVEAVYHTMYRTSRVSPVMEALKAAARNGKKVTAYVEIRARFDEMNNVRWAEELRKAGVRVVRPFGGYKVHSKLTQVLRREGAELVSYLHLGTGNYHPGTARQYTDLGLLTCDAALGKDAAAYFEALAGRRRMPPFKELLVAPDTLHPAILRLIREETRIQREGGRGHIIAKMNSLVDRRIIDALYAASRAGVKVDLLVRGICCLRPGMAGLSENIRVFSIVDRFLEHSRVFYFRAGGKRLVYLASADWMPRNFYARFETAFPVKDTALRRYLREVVLAHGLHDNVKAWTLRPDGTYARVQRPHGTEPLRSQFFFERLARKHYRDTLLEHRIKKVVA